A portion of the Sebastes fasciatus isolate fSebFas1 chromosome 2, fSebFas1.pri, whole genome shotgun sequence genome contains these proteins:
- the leo1 gene encoding RNA polymerase-associated protein LEO1, translating into MADMDELFGSDGDSDNDQRESGSGSGSDSEPEKPRSASNASGSGSDSERERDDDEEGHEAGKPSINKELFGDDSEDEQHSRHSQHSGSDNQSERSGNQSDASMHSDQADNDHSDAEQHSGSERGHRDEDEDEEDAGRRSDGGSPAGSPAGSPAGSPAGSPVGSPAGSPVGSPAGSPAGSPAGSPAGSPAGSPAGSGMSGAGSPRSERGSVRSDRSVHSEPATPQSGPGTPHSEAEASGRENQSDDEKWVGGVKSDQSEDEEEKRHYSDEERENSDDEGPRNRKPESAKGSDSEDDFLRVKSKAKAASDSDSDSDVGTKKVKKTAADDLFGEADDISSDSDADKPPTPGQPLDTEDGMEGERAEEAAAETRIEVEIPKVSTDLGSDLYFVKLPNFLSVEPRPFDPQYYEDEFEDEEMLDEEGRTRLKLKVENTIRWRAKRDEEGNETRESNARIVKWSDGSMSLHLGNEVFDVYKAPLQGDHNHLFIRQGTGLQGQAVFKTKLTFRPHSTDSATHRKMTLSLADRCSKTQKIRILPMAGRDPESHRNEMIKKEEERLRASIRRESQQRRMREKQHQRGLSSSYLEPDRYDDEEEGDEAISLAAIKSKYKGGGGGLREERARIYSSDSDDGSDDDKAQRLMKAKKLDSDEEGEGSSKRKAEDGDEETATKKAKKYVISDEEEEEEQEEQEPEEQEPEQEPEEPEEPEEPEEPEEPEEQEEDDDDE; encoded by the exons ATGGCGGACATGGATGAGTTGTTCGGGAGTGATGGAGACAGCGACAACGACCAGCGAG AGTCTGGCTCTGGCTCCGGTTCAGACTCGGAGCCGGAGAAACCCCGATCTGCCAGCAACGCCTCGGGCAGCGGCAGCGACAGTGAGAGGGAAcgggatgatgatgaagaaggccATGAGGCGGGAAAACCCAGTATTaataag GAGCTGTTTGGAGACGACAGTGAGGATGAGCAACACAGTCGGCACAGTCAACACAGCGGCAGCGACAACCAGTCCGAACGGTCAGGGAACCAGTCGGACGCCAGCATGCACTCCGACCAGGCGGACAACGATCACTCCGACGCAGAGCAGCATAGCGGCTCAGAGCGCGGACAtcgagatgaagatgaagacgaGGAGGACGCTGGCCGCCGGTCGGATGGAGGCAGCCCAGCTGGCAGTCCGGCTGGAAGCCCGGCTGGAAGCCCGGCTGGAAGCCCGGTTGGAAGCCCGGCTGGAAGCCCGGTTGGAAGCCCGGCTGGAAGCCCGGCTGGAAGCCCAGCTGGCAGCCCGGCTGGCAGTCCGGCTGGAAGCCCGGCTGGCAGCGGGATGTCTGGAGCGGGGAGCCCTCGCTCTGAGAGGGGCAGTGTCCGTTCAGACAGAAG CGTGCACAGTGAACCTGCCACTCCACAGTCAGGACCGGGCACCCCTCACTCTGAGGCAGAAGCTTCTGGCAGGGAGAACCAGTCAGATGATGAGAAGTGGGTAGGAGGTGTTAAGAGTGACCAGtcggaggatgaggaggagaaacgTCATTACTCtgatgaagaaagagagaacTCCGATGACGAGGGGCCGAGGAACAGGAAGCCAG AGTCTGCAAAGGGCAGTGATAGTGAAGATGATTTCCTCAGAGTGAAATCCAAAGCAAAAGCCGCCTctgattcagattcagacagcGATGTCGGAACAAAGAAAG TAAAGAAGACGGCAGCAGACGACCTGTTTGGAGAGGCTGACGACATCTCTTCAGACAGCGATGCAGATAAGCCTCCGACCCCGGGACAGCCCCTG gaTACAGAGGACGGGATGGAGGGGGAGCGCGCAGAGGAGGCTGCGGCCGAAACTCGTATCGAAGTAGAGATCCCAAAAGTCAGCACAGACCTGGGATCTGACCTTTATTTTGTCAAGCTGCccaacttcctgtctgtggagCCCAG ACCCTTTGATCCTCAGTACTATGAGGATGAATTTGAGGATGAAGAGATGCTGGATGAAGAGGGACGGACCAGGCTCAAGCTGAAG GTGGAGAATACAATTCGGTGGAGAGCCAAGAGAGACGAGGAGGGAAATGAAACCCGAGAGAGCAACGCACGCATTGTCAAATGGTCTGATGGCAG CATGTCCCTCCACTTGGGTAACGAAGTGTTTGATGTTTACAAAGCTCCTCTCCAGGGAGACCACAACCACCTGTTCATCCGGCAGGGTACTGGACTGCAGGGACAGGCTGTGTTCAAAACCAAGCTCACATTCAG GCCCCACTCCACAGACAGCGCCACCCACAGGAAGATGACGCTGTCTCTGGCTGACCGCTGCTCCAAGACGCAGAAGATCAGAATCCTCCCCATGGCCGGACGAGATCCCGAGTCGCATCGCAACGAAATGATCAAG aaagaggaggagcGGCTGCGAGCTTCTATCCGCAGAGAGTCCCagcagaggaggatgagggagaAGCAGCACCAGAGAGGCCTGAGCAGCAGTTACCTGGAGCCCGACCGCTACGATGACGAGGAGGAGGGCGACGAAGCCATCAGCCTGGCAGCCATCAAGAGCAAAtacaagggaggaggaggaggcctgaGAG AGGAGCGAGCGAGGATCTACTCATCAGACAGTGATGATGGCTCTGATGACGACAAGGCCCAGAGGCTGATGAAAGCCAAGAAGCTAGACAGCGATGAG GAGGGCGAGGGATCCAGCAAGAGAAAGGCAGAGGACGGGGACGAGGAAACGGCCACGAAGAAGGCCAAGAAATATGTCATTAgcgacgaagaggaggaggaggagcaggaggagcaggagccgGAGGAGCAGGAGCCGGAGCAGGAGCCCGAGGAGCCGGAGGAGCCGGAGGAGCCGGAGGAGCCGGAGGAAccggaggagcaggaggaagacgatgatgatgaataa